The Solea solea chromosome 19, fSolSol10.1, whole genome shotgun sequence genome has a window encoding:
- the nsmfa gene encoding LOW QUALITY PROTEIN: NMDA receptor synaptonuclear signaling and neuronal migration factor (The sequence of the model RefSeq protein was modified relative to this genomic sequence to represent the inferred CDS: substituted 1 base at 1 genomic stop codon) produces the protein MGTAVSKRKNLRNDAISSVAAKVRAVRAFGENLSHSENRKGSAHLLCETLVGPDPESPSDTTGHNNNNHLHPCINKDNPEPSLVKQPLGLLQAPLPSITISTKQSRLSLERSFSAEEDQLKGVECTLQPARVYTITTQHGMLMSSGRSSKESLELDVLKEKSGSGGVGSRGGLMQPSPSPSSASSSPTQYHHASSSSSSSSRGSHHHHGIHHHHAVAGTSVPSGSGGSSSGSSNQQQCLGIAGSSSQHASHHSHHHHHLSQPPLQTSVSAHNIRSWAEGGKGEAECSGLACDSCSGVPSRSQGSLDLESAPREAGKHHRRLERMWSVDRMTGLEREDTNWFPKENMFSFQTATTTMQAXVNFRKHLRMVGSRRMKAQTFAERRSKSFSRSWSDPTPVKTDSSHEPKDSGDLQTSCSTLDEGGLRDTLDWEEEREMERLACEGDDFIPPKIMLISSKVPKAEYVPTIIRRDDPSIIPILYDHEHATFDDILEEIEKKLTAYRRGSKFWRMLIFCQGGPGHLYLLKNKVATFAKVEKEEDMSQFWRRLSRFMSKVNPEPNLIHIMGCYVLGNPNGEKLFQKLKNLMRPYSVEFESPLELSAQGKEMIEMYFDFRLYRLWKTRQHSKLLDYEDFL, from the exons AGCAGTGCGAGCATTCGGAGAGAACCTGTCCCACTCTGAAAACCGAAAAGGATCAG CTCATCTACTGTGTGAAACCTtggtgggtcctgacccagagTCACCAAGCGACACGACtggccacaacaacaacaaccacctcCATCCCTGCATCAACAAGGACAATCCAGAGCCCAGCCTGGTGAAACAGCCACTGGGCCTGCTCCAGGCACCTCTTCCCTCCATCACCATTTCTACCAAGCAATCGCGGTTATCCCTTGAGCGTAGCTTCTCAGCAGAGGAGGACCAGCTGAAGGGCGTGGAGTGCACCCTGCAGCCTGCCCGTGTGTACACCATCACCACCCAGCACGGTATGCTGATGAGCAGCGGCCGGAGCAGCAAGGAGAGCCTAGAACTGGACGTCTTGAAGGAGAAGTCAGGGAGTGGCGGGGTGGGATCCAGAGGTGGCTTGATGCAGCCCTCCCCGTCCCCATCTTCCGCCTCTTCATCTCCAACCCAGTACCATcatgccagcagcagcagcagcagcagcagccgtggaagccaccaccaccacggaatccaccaccaccacgccGTTGCCGGCACCAGTGTGCCCTCCGGCAGCGGTggaagcagcagcggcagcagcaaccAGCAGCAGTGCCTAGGCATCGCTGGATCCAGCTCCCAACATGCATCACAccactcccaccaccaccatcaccttTCACAGCCCCCACTGCAGACCTCCGTCAGTGCCCACAATATCCGCAGCTGGGCCGAGGGTGGAAAAGGGGAGGCGGAGTGCAGCGGGCTGGCCTGTGACTCATGCAGTGGCGTCCCCTCGCGGAGTCAGGGCTCCCTGGACCTGGAGAGTGCGCCCCGAGAGGCAGGCAAGCATCACAGACGCCTAGAGCGGATGTGGAGTGTGGACCGGATGACTGGGTTGGAGAGAG AGGACACCAACTGGTTCCCCAAGGAAAACATGTTCAGCTTTCAGACCGCTACGACGACCATGCAGGCGTGAGT GAACTTCCGGAAGCATCTACGGATGGTGGGCAGCAGAAGGATGAAAGCACAGA CATTCGCTGAGCGTAGATCGAAGAGTTTCAGCCGTTCCTGGAGTGACCCTACACCTGTCAAGACTGACTCTTCTCATGAACCCAAAGACA GCGGTGACCTGCAGACCTCCTGCAGCACCCTGGATGAAGGGGGCCTTCGCGACACTCTAgactgggaggaggagagagagatggagcggCTCGCCTGCGAGGGAGACGACTTTATTCCCCCCAAAATCATG CTGATCTCTTCTAAGGTCCCTAAGGCAGAGTACGTTCCCACTATAATCCGCAGGGATGACCCCTCCATCATCCCCATCCTCTAT GACCATGAACATGCAACTTTCGACGATATTTTGG AGGAAATAGAAAAGAAGCTCACGGCATACAGGAGGGGAAGCAAGTTCTGGAGGATGCTCATCTTTTGCCAG GGAGGCCCAGGTCATCTTTATTTACTAAAGAACAAAGTGGCAACTTTCGCAAAGGTGGAAAAGGAGGAAGACATGAGCCA GTTCTGGAGGAGGCTCAGTCGCTTCATGAGTAAAGTCAACCCAGAACCCAACCTCATTCATATTATGGGTTGCTATGTCCTGGGCAACCCCAATGGAGAAAAG CTGTTCCAGAAACTGAAGAATCTGATGAGGCCTTATTCTGTTGAGTTTGAATCACCGCTGGAGCTGTCTGCACAGG GCAAAGAGATGATTGAGATGTACTTTGACTTCCGCCTCTATCGACTGTGGAAGACGCGCCAGCACTCCAAACTCTTGGACTATGAGGATTTTTTGTGA